A window from Kovacikia minuta CCNUW1 encodes these proteins:
- a CDS encoding ferritin-like domain-containing protein, which yields MRIGSEEHKRLFCESFMESHRIYEPEQIPLPQLDTATLDRLRSIPFWDEALYTERKAGKMLDAFSERVEDIQIREAIALQGREEARHGRLIQYLLNHYAIEIPQRPEREIPADLEPAFVKFGYGECFDSFFAFGLFAIARQAGLMPEDFFTLFDPILDEEARHMVFFVNWIAYQQVQAGRDWLRPANSLWQYTGALQRRLDNLPISKKKKKSSNKKGFTATGVKSFTLNLTLEQFLQTCIEENARRMSVYNQQLLRPEFLPALAGVALHTLRLLPKRQGESWAEDARG from the coding sequence ATGAGAATTGGTTCGGAAGAACACAAGCGTTTATTTTGCGAAAGTTTCATGGAGAGCCACCGCATCTATGAACCCGAGCAAATTCCGTTGCCCCAGTTAGACACGGCAACCCTCGATCGCCTGCGTTCGATTCCCTTTTGGGACGAGGCTTTGTACACGGAGCGGAAGGCTGGCAAAATGCTGGATGCCTTTTCGGAACGGGTGGAGGATATCCAAATTCGAGAGGCGATTGCCCTCCAGGGTCGAGAAGAAGCTCGTCATGGACGCCTGATTCAGTATTTGCTGAACCATTACGCCATTGAAATTCCCCAACGACCGGAGCGAGAGATTCCTGCCGATTTGGAACCCGCTTTTGTCAAGTTTGGCTATGGCGAATGCTTTGATTCCTTCTTTGCCTTTGGACTGTTTGCGATCGCCCGTCAAGCCGGACTGATGCCCGAAGACTTCTTCACCCTGTTTGATCCCATTCTGGATGAAGAAGCCCGCCATATGGTGTTTTTCGTGAACTGGATTGCCTACCAACAAGTCCAGGCAGGACGTGATTGGTTGCGTCCAGCAAATTCCCTCTGGCAGTACACCGGAGCATTGCAACGGCGGTTAGATAACCTGCCCATCTCAAAGAAAAAGAAAAAAAGCAGCAACAAAAAAGGCTTTACCGCCACTGGAGTCAAGTCTTTTACCCTCAACCTGACACTGGAGCAATTTCTGCAAACCTGCATTGAAGAAAATGCCCGTCGTATGAGCGTTTACAATCAACAACTGCTCCGCCCGGAGTTTTTGCCTGCACTTGCAGGGGTTGCGCTTCACACACTCAGACTGCTGCCAAAGCGGCAAGGCGAGAGTTGGGCTGAGGATGCGAGAGGGTAA
- a CDS encoding response regulator transcription factor, with translation MSNIPETNRPPSRGIRLMVIEDDPVFRLGLITALEEFPDLRVVFEADSGVAALRILQDWMGKPSDTGSNPPTQAIAPEVVILSLDLGKSRTGDNAGLILCQQLRARYPELPLLLLSARQEPLELAMALQTGAGGFCPKGAEISQLVTAIRLVARGQSYWNPAIRTITQALATPEPASFASAGARSAAFPIVSRSTPGKELVNPPSPTESGSFAVLKRNLRRSGLQQIDAAIALLNNQLQNPDLSVLDQLFLTGRRRELRAARWLVNQVLTSSRERLGTNRGQNGEARSQEPGVRSEISPQSPVLSPQSPVSSPPPSPPSPLSPPLPPPSAPLLLPAFAPSEPPYLMLRLASSSPVCGI, from the coding sequence ATGAGCAACATCCCGGAAACGAATCGTCCGCCAAGCCGTGGAATCCGGTTGATGGTGATTGAAGATGATCCGGTGTTTCGGTTGGGGTTAATTACAGCTCTGGAAGAGTTTCCCGATTTGCGCGTGGTGTTTGAAGCGGATTCAGGTGTTGCGGCTTTGCGAATTTTGCAGGATTGGATGGGAAAACCCTCCGATACCGGTTCTAACCCGCCTACTCAGGCGATCGCTCCAGAGGTGGTGATTCTCAGTCTGGATTTAGGCAAGTCAAGGACAGGAGACAATGCTGGGCTGATCCTTTGCCAGCAGCTTAGAGCCAGATATCCCGAATTACCCCTACTGCTGTTGAGTGCCCGTCAGGAACCGCTTGAGTTAGCCATGGCACTCCAAACGGGAGCAGGAGGATTTTGCCCCAAGGGTGCGGAAATTAGCCAACTGGTGACAGCGATCCGGTTAGTTGCCAGAGGTCAGTCCTACTGGAATCCAGCCATCCGAACGATCACCCAGGCGTTGGCGACCCCTGAGCCAGCCTCCTTTGCCAGTGCAGGAGCACGCTCCGCTGCTTTTCCGATCGTGTCCCGCAGCACTCCTGGAAAGGAATTGGTGAATCCTCCCAGTCCCACAGAATCTGGTTCTTTTGCTGTCTTGAAACGGAATTTGCGGCGCTCAGGTTTGCAGCAAATTGATGCGGCGATCGCCCTTCTCAATAACCAACTCCAAAACCCCGATCTCTCCGTCCTCGACCAATTATTTCTGACCGGACGCCGCCGAGAACTGCGGGCAGCCCGCTGGTTGGTGAATCAGGTGTTGACCTCCTCTCGCGAGAGGTTGGGGACAAACAGGGGGCAGAATGGAGAAGCCAGGAGCCAAGAGCCAGGAGTCAGGAGCGAAATCAGTCCTCAATCCCCAGTCCTCAGTCCTCAGTCCCCCGTCTCTAGCCCTCCCCCCTCTCCCCCCTCTCCCCTATCTCCCCCTCTCCCTCCGCCCTCCGCCCCTCTGCTCCTGCCAGCCTTCGCTCCATCCGAGCCGCCCTATTTGATGCTACGGCTGGCAAGCTCCAGTCCAGTTTGCGGAATTTGA